From the Pseudorasbora parva isolate DD20220531a chromosome 2, ASM2467924v1, whole genome shotgun sequence genome, the window aatgacaataaacactattaaactaaGTGAATGAAAGGTATAGTAATAATCAGCGATATGCGTTCACATATGGCTTGATTTGAACGTTTCAtaccataaaaataagtagttaGAATTACGTTCTAGTGGCGTCATCACACAATGATGCAAAAAAAACGCTGAATTGCTTTATTTCTAACTCGTTATTTGAAACTAACTGTTCAAAAGAACCTTTTGCAAAAATTAAAGAGACTTCCAATCATTATTAGTAAGCGAGAGACAGGTGAATAAAGAGGAGTCGATTCCCCGCgatggaatcgattccaaacgTTGGAATCGACTCTCGATTCCCAACGCCTTGGAATCGAGGAATCGATtctttttggaatcgattcccagCCCTATTCAAAACCGGatttcatttaaaacaaatatgttGTCTTTAGACGGTATGTTACTACAGTACAAGTTTTTCTATCACTATTAAGTAATTAATCTGTTGACTAGATGTTGTATCAATGCCATCGAGGCTGAGAGTATGCTAACATTAGTAACGTTACCTCAAGCGGCACATACAACGTGACAAAAACACGCAAGTCTGACCCAAAAGTTCAATTTGTTAATAGAATTAAGCCTATTTGCACCCATCTGGACACTTTTATGCAGTGAACTGGCATATTTTGATCAGTTAACCATTAAGTGTTAAAGTAGAAGcaaatatattgtgaaatatacctcgctgcagcctgtagcacgatgacgtactggatcagatccaacgcgtactggacgcgcatgcgcggtggtttcattcacaattcgatgacgtcatatacgcatgcgcagAAGAGTTTTGGGGACATTGAATGCACAagagttttgctggatagataactactcaaaccgctcgcgcaaaaataacgattaataacatgctcacaccatcaggacacacgttttgcattttcccttgaatgtgtaggctggtattttaaagttctttacagatcgtgttgcattgaGGATTAAAATAACAGAGACAATTACTTGActcatttttccttccactcaacagGAAGTACGATCAGAATATATAAATTTAACTGTTTTGGATGCATGTACAGCGAAACTAggataatttaagcatcacatttatgaaaagatgatttattaatcaataattacttaatactatttatcagtaCTACAACTACACAGTTTAGAACATCATCAATAATGATCATACATCATGACTAGCGCATACGCATTATAAATTAACTCAGAGATCTGTATGAATGACATTgccataacgatccaccatccagtacgtattggatctgatccagcaacgtcatcgtgctacaggctgcagcgaggggtgtctcAATTTTAGTGCTATGACTATGTGTGAAAGTGGCCatctttataactttataactGTTTGTGTCATCTCTTACATTAGTCAATGTACTATGAATTAATATGAATGATAaaagtataatttatatattcatattttttctatttaaaactTACAATAAACAGTTTGCCAGTTTGCCAAACTGAACACAATCTTGATGCTTGCTGAATTTTGTTTTCATATacaggtatatatatattttttttttttttgtgtgtgatccttttgtattttacattttcttGCACTTTTACTTTcaatacttaagtacatttcatatgaaaacattttatttgtatttttatattaagttaaataaatatcaaatagGCCTACTTTAAAACTTTATACTTAAGTTATATTCTAAACAGTGACTTTAACATTTACCAAAGTAATTTTCTGGCAAGGTAtctatacttttactcaagtaatgctTTTGAGTGATATCTTTACGATTGcgcatttttcctgcttctaacacatcaactttgaggacaaaatgttcacttgcagcCTGATACcgtcgcctttggcttttggcttgctcagttggggaaacctacatttcaactatattactgatatgCCTGCATTGACACTGTATGATAATTATTTTTCTCCAgaacggctgtacagccgaatcaaattatGTTGCATTATCTTCTGTTATcaatgtgaagctgctttgaaacaactgGACTTGTAAAAactgctatataaataaaggtgacttaaTTTGAtgatatatcccacccactaacaggtgccgtgatgaagagataatcagtgttattcacttcacctgtcataatgttatgcttgattggtgatatatatatatatatatatatatatatatatatatatatatatatatatatatatatatatatatatatatatatatatatatatatatatatatatatatatatatatatatatatatatatatatatatatatatatatatatatatatatatataagaaatgtTTCCTTTCTAGTTTAAGCTAAGTAgtaattactaaaactgaaataaaaataaatagatatatttaaaagaagaaaaaataataataaagacaaAAGCAAtaacaaaatgaacaaaactattaaaaaaataaaagctaattaaaaaatgttaataaacaCCAGGGTTATTATAGTTATTTAATACTAAAACTGAAACCATAAAAATGTGTtcctaaaatataataaaacttatACTTAATTTCAGCTAGTTGCCAAGGCAGCATTTCtcatatttatttagtttaactcgatgtactaaaataactaaaactaaaataaatgtgtggAAACTAAACACAGGTGCATCCATTCTTCAAGCATGACATTAGTCTTTGTGATGACGAAATGCTCCATTTAGCAGAAATAATCTCCAGTTTAATCTAAACACAACACTAATCGAAGACTGCTCTTCTTCTGTGTCACCTTGCCTGTGTAAGCATGTTTCCGTGTGTTTGCGTGGAGTAAAACATTGGGCTGTCAGCCTCTCTCCGTGCCAGTCATCACACGGGCCGGAAAACACAGAGCTGTTGGCCAGCCGACGGCCCAGCCGAGCCAACCAGAGAGAGACTCCACATGTGCCGAAAACCTCTCCAAACGCCAAACCAACACACTGACAAACCAACACACGGCAGAATAACAGTTGAGAAATGAGTGAGTttaaaccaagcggcaacctcccgcgatttCTCTTGAAGCCGATACGGAAGtgatttaaactgcaattcctcgactggccactagagacagaCTCCAGAAGGAggagaatctcattgagcctcatgttaaaatgcccaactttacatcagaaaaaacatgtttacagcctgggacaaactgtggttttggtctatacggctaattttgcccttcatgaaaactgtgagggggtgaatttttaaactcatttgtttacagtaTATAAAGCCTTATGCTGCCAAATACCTATTcccgtctctgcattgacttaacatgtaaatcactcgcgcaaatcgcgtcattcgcgtttggtgtgaaagcagccttaaagttctgcataattaagggcgtggttaatTTGAGTGACCGGTGGACtaccatttatccgctgtctatagtcattgcgtcacctaagctccgcccacatcctgcACCTttacccattttctgttatccggaagtgaaactcaatgactcgctcgcaagatggcgacggccagttcgcccctactttaagctttaGAACGGCTCATCGCTcacctatgggtgacgtcatgaacactacgtccatattttttttacagtctatggtttaaataaataacagtCCAAGTGACCTCTGAACCTTTCAGCATCATAAAGGACTAAATTGGATTGAATTAAATAACATGTTTAGTATAAATAGTACATGTTTTAGTACAATGTGTTCTACAATAATATTGTGACAAGCAGGGCGTGGCCGAGAGCCATGGGAGCAGAGTGAGGCCGATGGCAAAGCCACTTAAGGACAAGTGTTTAACCTAAGTCAGAAAAAGCGCAACGCAGAGCTACACAGAGAAGGATGTCAATGGAGGTCAATGGAGGAGAGGATTCCCTATGCTGAATAAAAAACTTTAAGGAGGAAATAATCATTTAATGAATCGACAGCCCTTCGGCTAATCTTCAACATTCATTTTGGATTGTTCTATTTTTAGagattggaaaaaaaaactttttttataagaGAAGTCACAGACAGTTGTGTGACTGGTATGATTTCAGTTTACAGCACTTCTCATCCATTTCTATGGTGTCCGCAAACAGTCGCACAACTCTGAATGAAATTCAATGACATCAAGGATTTAATGTGATTGGTTATCTAACCACACGTGATGCAAGTTAGCCATTACACTTTTTCCAATAGTAGAGCCACAGACCCTCATATCTCCCGATAATAAGAGCATCCCTGCGTCCGTGTTATGGTTTAATTTCTTTgcgttgtggcttgattttgttgtgttgtgattttgttgtggtttaatttctgtgttgtggcttgattttgttgtgttatggTTTAATttctgtgttgtggcttgattttgttgtttgtggcttgatttcattgtgttgtggcttgattttgttgtgttatggcttgattttgttgtttgtggcttgatttcattgtgttgtggcttgattttgttgtgttatggcttgattttgttgtttgtggcttgatttcattgtgttgtggcttgattttgttgtgttatggcttgattttgttgtgttatggcttgattttgttgtgttatggTTTAATttctgtgttgtggcttgattttgttgtttgtggcttgattttgttgtgttatggtttaattttgttgtttgtggcttgatttcattgtgttgtggctttttgtttgtattgtggcttgattttgttgtgttgtggcttgattttattgtgttgtggcttgatttcgttgtgttgtggcttgattttattgtgttgtggcttgatttcgttgtgttgtcttgtgattttgttgtgttatggtttaatttctttgtgttgtggcttgatttcattgtgttgtggctttttcgttgtgttgtggcttgatttcgttgtgttatgactagggatgtcccgatccgatcacgTGATCGAAAATCGGTcccgatcacgtgatttcagactcgGATCGGAATCGACGTTACGTTCCGATCAGGACTCTGATATATGTATATTCTGGGGTGAGGTGAGTAGGGGTGCCGTGTGAAAGGTGCACAgttgcaccgcggttcatctcacatctgatgacgcatcaataatatgggttgtaacttgaaaataatgctttatgtatgtttctgttgatggataaacgtgctggctcctcagtgatacattacaacagcgctaataaaagaaaaacgtgggcaaaacggccTATCTGTGTAAaatttgttcaatgcatgcgagtgctgccgtatgttcgaatatgagtagtcattttcaccgtcatcccccgggtatattcgccagaagacgcgaatgagaacccgcgcgctgatctgtctctgtgcatcatccgaaagcgcgcactcgtctcacaaatattgagttctctttcaagtcttgcgcttaaacggaccaactcacacaagaagtatgttaacatgtccatcttgatgagtatccaagcagacatagtctgaatatgccttaagaggactttatacagtcgagaaagatgaCACAGAGCcttctattaggtcttaaaggggcagtagccgttactgctgtctgtttaatgtcaaacaaaagattttttgttttttaaataagtttagttttagttagttatttgatgctataaaaacggctgtgtgatgtcatgtttgacagctgagatcttctcagagtgaagttgtcactgaggcactaacagacttttttcaggatttttgggagcaaattatttaatttaatttaatttaatttaatttaatttaatttaatttaatttaatttaatttaatttaatttaatttaatttaatttaatttaatttaatttaatttaatttaatgtttatttcacaccaacataattaattgttctgcatctgtgagagtatgggtgtgcttttgatatagccattgtacttcctgctctgcgcaactccggtcccggacttatatttactgttgcactaaaatccaaaagtgaagaatttatgttatttattacttgattgttcaagctacctcacagaagtgctctgtttgttagagttgttgaatgttacaataaggtgaataaaaaaaaaggaacatcctggttcgttttttcgctcttctttattctttttgtatgtattatataagtatcggatcgggactcggtatcggcagatactcaaaatcaaatgactcggactcggactcgagggcaaaaaaacctgacCGGGACATCCTTAGTTATGACTTAATTttgctgtgttgtggctttttcgTTGTGTTATGAACTTATGGTTGCTTTtaaaattttgttgtgttgtgcactactgggccaccggaTGCACCAGCTGGGTGAACTCCTCCGCGATGCCTGGGGGTTTAGTTGGATACCCCCTAGGTGGACGGCCATCTAACTCCTGAAGTTCTTCCGTGGGacacgagaccggtgtggcacGCAATTGACCCTAATCAACACTTGTGACACCGGCTTTACTCCATTCCCACGACTCTCTGCCCCACCCTGCTTGCCACAAATATATATGTGTTATATTGTGTTAGACCACATTGTAATTGCAACacaatcttattttatttttctcataTTTCATTTTACTCATATGTAAACTTGTAAACACCTAAACACACCTGATAACTTATACAGCTCTCAGATCCATCATGGCACCTTCTAACCTTTACAGTACTGAGCAGCAGTGCTGACCTTTGACCTCCTCTCACACCTGTACCTCCTGCTCACCCAGAGACTCAGAGTTCACACTGAGGTCAGAACAAGATGTCTCACAGGTACAGAGCTCAGGTATGTCCTACAGGGCTTTGCTGATGTATGTGAGGTCAGCCTATTTACCCATAATGCACAGGGCTAAGTCATTACAAAACCTTAAGATAACATACtccactgtgttttttttttgtccacagCAAAACCATGTCACTCTTATTCAGATTAAACTAATTTCAGAAGATTAAAAGACAATTAATCATGCAAAGGATAAAAAAACCTTTCATTGAAACACAGGTTTTAAGTGTCATCAATCTTTAGAATTATTTGTCAAACACACATCAGATAGGAAATGTCTCAAAATGCATCATGTCTCTCCCTTTAAGTATTAAGCTCGAGTGTGTGGTTTGACAGAATGAAAGTGCAAATGAATGTTCAGCTTTATTACAGTAGAGACAATAACAGTGATTGTGTgaatgtgattgtgtgtgtctctctttACATACACACAGGCATGTGTTTCAATAGGATGGCCTCTCATTGATCTCACTGGTGTAATATTTACTCTGTAAAAAAGAGGCCAGTAATAAAGTGTGTGATTAACAGACTCTCCTCCACGCTGGGAACACAGCGACGCTGTACTACACCGCCACCTCGCTCTCTTAATGAATCTTAATGGCTTTCTAATGGCTTCTTAATGACTTTATCACACTGCACGggatgtcacacacacacacacacacacacacacacacacacacacacacacacacacacacacacacacacacacacacacacacacacacacacacacgcttggGGGAAACACGGAAACAccactgacacacacagacaggatTCTACCATCACTGCTGATACCATCATCCACAACTGTCACCATAACAACCACAACACCACCATCATAACAACTAACACATCATCATAACAAACAACTCCATCATCATAACAACCAACAACTCCATCATCATAACAACCAACAACACAATCATCATAACAACcaacatcaccatcatcataacAACCAACAACTCCATCATCATAACAACCAACAACTCCATCATCATAACAACCAACAACACAATCATCATAACAACCAACAACACCGTCATCATAACAACCAACAACTCCATCATCATAACAACCAACAACACAATCATCATAACAACCAACAACACAATCATCAtaacaaacaacaacaccatCATCATAACAACCAACAACACCATCATCATAACCAacaacaccatcatcatcatcatcataacaaCCAACAACTCCATCATAATAACAACCAACAACACAATCatcataacaacaacaacaccaaaCAGCACCATCATAACAACCAacaacaccatcatcatcatcatcatcacaaccAACAACACCATCATAACAACCAACAACTACACCATCATAACATCCAACAACACCATCATCATAACAACCAacaacaccatcatcatcatcatcatcatcatcatcatcatcatcatcatcatcatcatcatcataacaaCCAACAACACCATCATCATAACAACCAACAACACCATTATCATAACAACCAACAACACAATCATCATAACAACCAACAACACAATCATCATAAAAACCAACAACACCATCATCATAACAACCAacaacaccatcatcatcatcatcatcataacaaCCAACAACACCATCATCATAACAACCAACAACACCATCATCATAACAACCAACAACACAATCATCATAACAACCAACAACACAATCATCATAACAACCAACAACACAATCATCATAACAACCAACAACACAATCATCATAACAACCAACAACACAATCATCATAACAACCAACAACACAATCATCATaacaaccaacaacaccacCATTATCATAACAACCAACAACACAATCATCATAACAACCAACAACACCATCATCATAACAACCAACAACTCCATCATCATAACTAACAACAACACCATCATaacaaccaacaacaccacCATTATCATAACAACCAACAACACCATCATCATAACAACCAACAACATCATAACAACCAACAACACCATCATAACAACCAACAAGACCATCATCATAACAACCAACAACACCATCATAACAACCAACAACACCATCATCATAATAGGCAACAACACCATCATAACAACCAACAACACCATCATCATAACAACCAACAACACAATCATCATAATAGGCAACAACACCATCATCATAACAACCAATGACAGCATCATCATAACAACCAACAACACAATCATCATAACAACCAACACCATCATCATAACAACCAACAACACCATCATCATAACAACCAACAACACCATCATCATAACAACCAACAAGACCATCATCATAACAACCAACAACACTATCATCAAAACAACCAACAAGACAATCATCATAATAGGCAACAACACCATCATCATAACAACCAACAACACAATCATCATAACAACAACCAATGACAACATCATCATAACAACcaacaacatcatcatcataataggCAACAACACAATCAACATAACCAACAACACCAGCATCATAACAACCAACAAGACCATCATCATAACAACCAACAACACCATCATCAAAACAACCAACAACACAATCAACATAACCAACAACACCAGCATCATAACAACAACACCATCCTCCTCATAACCAACAACATCATCATTTTAACAAACAACACTATCATAACAACCAACAATACAATCATCACAACCAACAACACAATCAACATAACAACTAACAACACCATCATCATAACAACCAACAATACAATCATCATAACAACAGCAAACAACACCATCATCCTCATAACCAACAACATCATCATTATAACAAACAACACCATCATAACAACCAACAACACCATCATTATAACCAACAACACCATCGTAACAACCAACAACACCATCATCATAACAACCAACAACACCATCATCATAACAACCAACAACACAATCATCATAACAACCAACAACACCATCATCATAACAACCAACAACACCATCATCATAACCAACAACACAATCATCATAACAACCAACAACACCATCATCATAACAACCAACAACACCATCATCATAACAACCAACAACACCATCATCATAACAACCAACAACACAATCATCATAACAACCAACAACACAATCATCATAACAACCAacaacaccatcatcatcatcatcatcatcatcatcatcatcatcatcatcataacaaCCAACAACTCCATCATAACAACCAACAACACAATCatcataacaacaacaacaccaaaCAACACCATCATAACAACCAACAACACCATCATCATAACAGGTAGCAAACCATCACCATGACAACTAGCAACACTATCACCATCCCCAACTGTGTCACTATAACAACCACAACACCATTCACTGCAGTCACCATAAAAACCACTGACAccaacaccataacaaccacaCCTTGAATTTGAGGTTACAAACAGGATTCAATTTTAATGTCAGAAAGTAGAaatacaattaaatttttaattacaaaaaaaaaattagcatgactttgtatataatatttttagactttaatatgaaaaggcaagacggatggatggacggacggacggacggacggacggatggacggacggacggacggacggacggacggacggacggacggacggacagatagatagatagatagatagatagatagatagatagatagatagatagatagatagatagatagagagacagatagacagatagacagatagatagatagatagatagatagatagatagatagatagatagatagatagatagatagatagatagatagatagatagatagatagatagatagagtaaTTTAGGAGTGAGATGTTTCAGTGTTGGTCGCTGGCGTTTGGTTTTGGCAGCTCTGTCTCTCCTGATGACTGCCGTTTCCAAACCCCCCCTGAGAGATCAGAGCACATCTGTTATTCATTAGAGAGGATGGCTGGAGAGATTATTTAATGAGGGGAAATTGGCTCATTCGGCCAGTATCGACACTGATTGTTTTGGAGGAgcatttttagaaaaaaaaaggcCAAAATGAAATACTTTTTACTGGAAAAGAAAGCTGCGGCATGAAAGCATTCCCTCAGGgaattaaagtgatagttcacctaaaaatgaaaatgtgatgtttatctgctgacccccagggcatccaacatgtaggtgtgtttgtttcttcagttgaacacaaatgaagatttttaactccaaccgctgctgtgtgtaggtcatataatggtgtgaatgggtaacaagtctatgagagtaaaaaaaaaaacgtataaaATATCCGTGTATGTTTACAGTATACGTGTAAAGACATCACTTCCGGTATACATGATCTGTTTACGCCAATGCCAGAAGTGAAACTCGTGCCTGACGCCAGAGCGTCTATATTGACCTtccttaccggaagtgaagtgCGATCCATTCGATTTTCTCACTAACGATAATTAAGGATATTTAGCTGAGCGTGTTATTGTGCTGGTGATCAGCTGACTCCTGAAGTTTTTGATATTCTTCATATTCTGTGTGATGGTCAGTTCACAGCAGTGACAGAAATCatcttttacaaaacatttaaatgtattttttccttttatgaGCATTTTCTAACACAGAAGTGGCATTTACACAGActatttaatgagcttagagGTGACAAATAGCCCGCAGTTgtgcataaataatg encodes:
- the LOC137048629 gene encoding uncharacterized protein, which produces MSHSTIITTNNTIIIIIITTNNTIITTNNYTIITSNNTIIITTNNTIIIIIIIIIIIIIIIIIIITTNNTIIITTNNTIIITTNNTIIITTNNTIIIKTNNTIIITTNNTIIIIIIITTNNTIIITTNNTIIITTNNTIIITTNNTIIITTNNTIIITTNNTIIITTNNTIIITTNNTIIITTNNTTIIITTNNTIIITTNNTIIITTNNSIIITNNNTIITTNNTTIIITTNNTIIITTNNIITTNNTIITTNKTIIITTNNTIITTNNTIIIIGNNTIITTNNTIIITTNNTIIIIGNNTIIITTNDSIIITTNNTIIITTNTIIITTNNTIIITTNNTIIITTNKTIIITTNNTIIKTTNKTIIIIGNNTIIITTNNTIIITTTNDNIIITTNNIIIIIGNNTINITNNTSIITTNKTIIITTNNTIIKTTNNTINITNNTTNNTIILITNNIIIITNNTIITTNNTIIITNNTIVTTNNTIIITTNNTIIITTNNTIIITTNNTIIITTNNTIIITNNTIIITTNNTIIITTNNTIIITTNNTIIITTNNTIIITTNNTIIITTNNTIIIIIIIIIIIIIIITTNNSIITTNNTIIITTTTPNNTIITTNNTIIITGSKPSP